In Zunongwangia profunda SM-A87, the following proteins share a genomic window:
- a CDS encoding NUDIX hydrolase, with the protein MKSELAGILDKYSKLNKEKSLPSISIDCVVFGFDTSSLKVLLVKLKGKDEWSLPGGYLWKNENLDEGAHRILEQRTGAKQIYLNQFKTFGRLNRSEYFFEGYPDDLWQKQRFVSVGYYALTNFAKVDPKVDELSDASEWKNVHELPNLMMDHEEIFNTALLELRKGLNYRPVGLNLLPEKFTMPELQKLYEIILDKSLNRGNFYRKMTKYGILKKLKETRKGGAHKAPNLYTFNLEVYNEALENGFKEAW; encoded by the coding sequence ATGAAATCAGAATTAGCTGGTATTTTAGATAAATATTCAAAATTAAACAAAGAAAAAAGTTTACCAAGTATTTCTATCGATTGCGTTGTTTTTGGTTTTGATACTTCTTCGCTAAAAGTCTTGCTAGTTAAATTAAAGGGGAAAGATGAGTGGTCTCTACCGGGAGGCTATTTATGGAAAAATGAAAACCTGGATGAAGGTGCCCACAGAATTCTGGAACAACGAACCGGAGCAAAACAAATCTATCTCAATCAATTTAAAACTTTTGGTAGACTAAACCGAAGTGAATATTTCTTTGAAGGCTATCCGGATGATCTGTGGCAAAAACAACGATTTGTTTCGGTAGGATATTATGCGCTAACAAATTTTGCAAAAGTAGATCCTAAAGTTGATGAATTATCTGATGCTTCTGAATGGAAGAATGTCCATGAGCTCCCTAATCTTATGATGGACCATGAAGAAATATTTAATACTGCGTTATTAGAGCTCCGGAAAGGGCTTAATTACCGTCCGGTAGGATTAAATCTGTTGCCTGAAAAATTTACTATGCCCGAGCTGCAGAAACTATACGAGATAATTCTGGACAAATCGCTTAATCGTGGTAATTTTTATCGTAAAATGACTAAATACGGCATCCTGAAAAAATTAAAAGAAACCCGTAAAGGAGGGGCACATAAAGCTCCTAATTTATATACTTTCAATTTGGAGGTTTATAATGAAGCTTTAGAAAACGGGTTCAAAGAAGCCTGGTAA